In Pan paniscus chromosome 13, NHGRI_mPanPan1-v2.0_pri, whole genome shotgun sequence, one DNA window encodes the following:
- the LOC129397239 gene encoding uncharacterized protein LOC129397239 — protein MFTPITFFRKTKLVSRLGIKIVWLGRHQSLCSGSAQSGKKVAAPAAEDPQEDAGDALSDGLSLPPTPWSLVWGCQLGARRRRAAPKLEGFCLVYGCYTPTAYSTRSAPEEDWVKLCKFGFPGNALQYSAPDLPTTPVGTRSSTHLAELMTAWAQRSAHCANTRTGIAPLPEPPHRAPFKELATPLTCKQPPTLKLIRTRVFHPKGLCCGRCSDPRRGREVPKATARGWGTPLLTLVLDFEGPN, from the exons ATGTTCACACCTATTACATTTTTCCGGAAA ACCAAGCTGGTCAGCCGGCTGGGAATCAAGATTGTGTGGCTGGGAAGACACCAGTCTCTGTGCTCGGGTTCAGCCCAGTCGGGCAAGAAA GTCGCAGCCCCTGCCGCGGAGGATCCCCAGGAAGATGCTGGGGACGCTCTGAGCGACGGCCTTTCTTTACCCCCGACTCCCTGGAGCTTGGTCTGGGGATGCCAACTTGGGGCACGGAGGCGCCGGGCTGCTCCGAAGCTGGAGGGTTTCTGCTTGG TGTATggctgctatacaccaacagcttATTCTACAAGAAGTGCCCCCGAGGAGGATTGGGTTAAGCTTTGCAAATTTGGCTTCCCAGGTAATGCGCTTCAGTATTCTGCTCCCGACTTACCCACCACACCAGTGGGTACCCGGAGCAGCACCCACTTGGCAGAGCTGATGACTGCTTGGGCCCAGCGGAGTGCGCATTGCGCTAACACGCGCACGGGAATTGCACCCTTGCCGGAGCCTCCGCACCGTGCGCCCTTCAAAGAGCTGGCGACCCCGCTCACGTGTAAGCAACCTCCCACTTTGAAACTAATTCGCACCCGGGTCTTTCACCCCAAAGGACTTTGCTGCGGACGCTGCTCTGACCCAAGACGCGGGAGAGAAGTCCCAAAGGCTACAGCCCGGGGCTGGGGGACTCCTCTGCTCACCTTAGTCCTTGATTTCGAAGGCCCCAATTAA